In Treponema vincentii, a single window of DNA contains:
- a CDS encoding (deoxy)nucleoside triphosphate pyrophosphohydrolase, giving the protein MRQSVVGIVRKDNKFLLGLRTPGGDVGEHWEFPGGKCEEGETHQQALIREYEEELAVRISVGQFIAHKHFQNEHRNFDLFAYEVIIPKDRPCASSVHSELKWFSIDELQDISIVPSDALFIPELRKFYRL; this is encoded by the coding sequence ATGCGCCAATCGGTAGTAGGTATTGTCCGCAAGGATAACAAGTTCCTGCTTGGCTTGCGAACACCAGGCGGCGATGTCGGAGAGCATTGGGAGTTTCCGGGAGGAAAGTGCGAAGAAGGCGAAACGCATCAGCAGGCTTTAATCCGCGAGTATGAAGAGGAACTCGCCGTCCGCATATCCGTCGGGCAATTCATTGCACATAAGCATTTCCAAAACGAACACCGTAATTTCGATCTTTTTGCTTACGAAGTAATTATTCCAAAGGATCGACCATGTGCTTCTTCCGTGCATTCTGAATTAAAATGGTTTTCGATTGATGAGCTGCAGGATATTTCGATTGTCCCGTCTGATGCGCTGTTCATTCCCGAACTCCGAAAGTTTTATCGGTTATAA
- a CDS encoding acylphosphatase gives MRKDAPHTTERKAARALVEGRVQGVGFRYWTVQVAREFGITGWVRNCPDYSVEIFAEGDGATLYDFFNVVQHSHPRAYISNFTITAAQYQGLESFDVRF, from the coding sequence ATGCGTAAGGATGCGCCGCATACTACCGAACGGAAAGCAGCTCGTGCCCTTGTGGAAGGACGGGTGCAGGGCGTCGGGTTCCGTTATTGGACGGTACAGGTTGCACGGGAATTCGGCATTACCGGCTGGGTACGGAACTGTCCCGACTATTCGGTGGAGATATTTGCAGAAGGAGACGGCGCCACGCTCTATGACTTTTTCAATGTGGTACAGCACAGTCATCCCCGTGCGTATATTTCCAATTTTACAATTACGGCTGCGCAGTATCAGGGGTTGGAGTCTTTCGACGTCCGCTTTTGA
- a CDS encoding coenzyme F420-0:L-glutamate ligase, giving the protein MPQKIGTVSRGLIAPIVHAGDDIAAIAVDTLLSAAETEGFSIHDRDILAITESVVARSQGNYASIDQIATDIRAKFGTEHIGLVFPILSRNRFAICLEGIAKAGNRLTVVLSYPSDEVGNRLMDPDTGKAEAINPWQDTFTAEEFTQRFGAYKHPFTGIDYISFYNSIIKKYNAQSSILLANDPCAVLSETKYVLACDIHTRENTKRRLAEHGASRVYGLDDVLSHPVNGSGYNNKYGLLGSNKATEDSIKLFPNNCQALVEKIQCMLKEKTGKTVEVMVYGDGAFKDPVGKIWELADPVVSPGFTAGLSGTPHEVKLKYLADNNFKDLSDKEQYQAMVTYISEHKKNALSSQIDQKEAQGTTPRQLTDLIGSLCDLTSGSGDKGTPIIFIQGYFNKFGE; this is encoded by the coding sequence ATGCCTCAGAAGATCGGAACGGTTTCGCGGGGATTGATAGCACCCATTGTACATGCCGGAGATGATATTGCCGCAATAGCGGTTGATACGCTCTTGTCGGCGGCGGAAACGGAAGGCTTTTCCATTCATGACCGGGATATCCTTGCCATAACGGAGTCCGTGGTGGCACGCTCGCAGGGGAATTATGCTTCCATCGACCAAATTGCCACCGACATACGGGCAAAATTCGGAACCGAGCACATCGGATTAGTTTTCCCTATATTGAGTAGAAATCGTTTTGCTATCTGCTTGGAGGGTATCGCAAAGGCGGGAAACAGACTGACGGTTGTGCTGAGCTACCCTTCCGACGAGGTAGGCAACCGACTGATGGATCCTGATACGGGTAAAGCGGAAGCGATAAATCCGTGGCAGGATACTTTTACAGCTGAGGAGTTTACGCAGCGCTTCGGGGCATATAAACACCCGTTTACGGGTATCGATTATATCTCTTTTTATAACTCAATCATTAAAAAATACAATGCACAATCTTCTATCCTACTGGCAAATGATCCGTGCGCTGTTCTTTCCGAAACAAAATATGTACTCGCCTGCGATATCCACACGCGGGAAAATACGAAACGGCGCTTAGCGGAACACGGTGCGAGCCGCGTGTACGGGCTTGACGATGTACTGTCCCACCCTGTTAACGGTAGCGGATATAACAACAAGTACGGATTGCTCGGATCAAACAAGGCGACGGAAGATTCCATCAAGCTCTTTCCGAACAATTGCCAAGCATTGGTAGAAAAGATTCAGTGCATGCTTAAAGAAAAAACCGGCAAAACGGTTGAAGTGATGGTATACGGCGACGGAGCATTTAAAGACCCTGTCGGAAAGATTTGGGAGCTTGCCGATCCTGTTGTGTCCCCCGGCTTTACCGCAGGACTATCCGGAACGCCGCATGAGGTAAAATTGAAATACCTTGCGGACAACAACTTTAAGGATTTGTCCGATAAAGAACAGTACCAAGCAATGGTTACTTACATCAGCGAGCATAAAAAAAATGCCCTTTCGTCACAGATTGATCAAAAAGAAGCCCAAGGAACGACCCCTCGCCAATTAACCGACTTAATCGGTTCGCTATGCGACCTTACCTCCGGCAGCGGCGATAAAGGGACACCGATCATTTTTATTCAAGGCTACTTTAATAAATTCGGTGAATGA
- a CDS encoding PHP domain-containing protein, whose product MLSNFHTHTYLCKHAEGTPLDYVRQAASDGCSALGFSDHCPYPHDDMWLYCRMAAADIPLYKRLVEDAKKEADFPVYFGFECEWSPQHRSWFKDELIGRYGADYLVFGSHWFPLHGGLEYIATVTERRLLHTYIDFTIEGMKSGLYAFLAHPDLFLSSIRSIDADCLTCIDALIDAANDLGMPLEINGYGLIKSKVRRDYGADYQYPVAAFWKRAAQKNARIICNADAHQIEQVLAGVQNGIEYAEDLGIPIIDAAEALGFAHK is encoded by the coding sequence ATGCTCAGTAATTTTCATACCCACACTTATCTGTGCAAACACGCTGAGGGCACTCCGCTTGATTATGTACGGCAGGCAGCATCCGACGGTTGTTCTGCGCTTGGGTTTTCCGACCATTGTCCTTATCCCCATGACGACATGTGGCTCTATTGCCGGATGGCAGCAGCGGATATACCACTGTATAAGCGCCTTGTTGAAGACGCAAAAAAGGAAGCTGATTTTCCCGTGTATTTCGGTTTTGAATGTGAATGGTCGCCGCAGCACCGCAGCTGGTTTAAGGATGAGTTAATCGGCCGCTACGGAGCCGACTATTTGGTGTTCGGTTCACACTGGTTTCCGCTGCACGGCGGACTTGAATATATTGCGACCGTTACCGAAAGACGCCTGCTGCATACCTATATCGATTTTACGATTGAAGGGATGAAGTCGGGGCTCTATGCATTTTTGGCTCATCCCGATTTGTTTTTGAGTAGCATCCGGTCTATTGATGCGGACTGCCTTACCTGCATTGATGCGCTCATCGATGCTGCAAATGATTTGGGAATGCCGCTTGAAATCAATGGCTACGGGTTGATTAAATCGAAGGTGCGGCGGGATTACGGTGCGGACTATCAATATCCCGTAGCAGCGTTTTGGAAACGAGCGGCGCAAAAAAATGCCCGTATTATCTGCAATGCTGATGCGCACCAAATAGAACAGGTTTTAGCAGGAGTGCAGAACGGTATCGAGTATGCGGAAGACCTCGGCATACCGATAATCGATGCGGCGGAAGCGCTGGGCTTTGCGCATAAGTAG
- a CDS encoding flagellin, with protein sequence MIINHNMSAMFAQRTLGQTNVYTQKNIEKLSSGLRINRAGDDASGLAVSEKMRSQIRGLNRASANAQDGISFIQVAEAFLQETTDVMQRIRELSVQSSNGIYSAEDRLYIQVEVSQLVAEVDRIASHAQFNGMNMLTGRFARETGENTVTASMWFHIGANMDQRVRAYVGTMTAKALGVRDIGDESILTIDTPETANRAIGTIDEAIKKINKQRADLGAYQNRLEMSVVGINVAAENLQASESRIRDVDMAKEMVEFTRNQILTQSGTAMLAQANQQTQSVMSLLR encoded by the coding sequence ATGATCATTAATCACAACATGAGCGCTATGTTTGCACAGAGAACTCTTGGTCAAACCAACGTGTATACTCAGAAAAACATAGAAAAACTTTCATCCGGTTTACGCATCAATCGTGCAGGGGATGATGCTTCCGGCTTAGCAGTTTCCGAAAAAATGCGAAGCCAAATCCGCGGCTTAAATAGAGCAAGTGCCAACGCTCAAGACGGCATTTCCTTTATTCAAGTTGCCGAAGCGTTCTTGCAGGAAACAACTGATGTTATGCAGCGTATCCGTGAATTAAGCGTTCAGTCTTCAAACGGTATTTACAGCGCTGAAGACCGCTTGTACATCCAGGTTGAAGTATCTCAGCTTGTTGCTGAAGTTGACCGGATCGCAAGTCACGCACAGTTCAACGGTATGAATATGCTTACCGGTCGTTTCGCTCGTGAAACAGGAGAAAACACCGTTACCGCCTCTATGTGGTTCCATATCGGCGCCAACATGGATCAGCGCGTACGTGCGTATGTCGGTACTATGACCGCTAAAGCACTTGGTGTTCGCGACATTGGTGACGAATCGATCCTTACAATCGATACGCCTGAAACAGCAAACCGTGCAATCGGTACCATTGATGAAGCCATCAAGAAGATCAACAAGCAGCGGGCTGATCTTGGTGCATACCAGAACAGACTCGAAATGAGCGTTGTCGGTATCAATGTTGCAGCGGAAAACCTCCAAGCCTCGGAGTCACGCATACGTGATGTTGACATGGCTAAGGAGATGGTAGAATTCACCAGAAACCAGATCCTGACGCAGTCCGGTACGGCAATGCTTGCACAAGCAAACCAGCAGACTCAAAGTGTGATGTCGCTGTTGCGCTAA